A stretch of DNA from Temnothorax longispinosus isolate EJ_2023e chromosome 2, Tlon_JGU_v1, whole genome shotgun sequence:
TGGTAGCACAATCGATAAGAATCTCTCGACCATAATCATCGGCATAGTGAACTTTATATCCACTTTCGTCGCCGCGTCTGTGATCGACAAGCTGGGCAGAAAGATGCTGCTGTATATAAGCGCCGTGATGATGGCCCTgactctcttctctctcggcGGATTCTTTTACGTGAAATCGTTGGACATAGACGTGACGGCCTTCGGCTGGCTGCCGCTGGTCAGTCTGATCGTGTACGTAATAGGCTTCTCGCTGGGCTTCGGACCCATTCCTTGGCTGATGATGGGCGAGATCCTACCCGCCCAGATCCGCGGCTCCGCCGCAAGTATCGCAACTAGCTTCAACTGGATGTGCACCTTCATCGTGACGAAAACTTTCGAGGACGTCATAGCGGTGATCGGTGCGCACGGCACCTTCTGGCTGTTCGGCATTATCGTCGTGGTAGGTCTCGTTTTCGTGATCGTCAGCGTGCCGGAGACCCGCGGCAGGTCGCTCGAAGAAATCGAGAAGGGATTTAGAGGTCCGACTAGACGAATGAGCGCGGTCGCCAATATGAAACCGACGCCGATGTCGTGCTAGCTGCTGAACTTTCGATCGCGATTCGTGTCGACAAAGAAGCTCGTTCGAGTAAGGAATAGCACTCCTTACGGTGTTCCTCTAAGGTATAGATTCCCTTATAGGTATGCTTTCCCTTAAAGGGAAGTCAAGTTCGAAGGTTATACTTCTCTCTATGTAAAGAGAAGTGCATCTGTTCTTCCTTCTTGACTTTTCCTTGTTCTTATTTCCGAGCTTCGGCTCGACTTCGCAAAGTCTGCTTGTTATAACGAAGTTTGAGCGAGAGCGATTCGGAGATAACCGATAAAGAATGGAAGATTGTAGATCTGAATAGTATAGAAATAGATACATGGACAAAAGCGCTTCTCACAAGATCCACATCTCTTTAAAACGAGTTGAAGAGGCAATTGGAAGAAGAGTCTAATTTCAGCGTAATAGCTATCTCTTAAAagctatctaaaaaaaattaattgtaaaaaagttGATCAAGATAATTCCAATTCAACTGTACTTCCAAAGCACTGATAactttatgatataaaaaaatacatcatCCTCGTTCATTCGCTTCTTCAATTAGCTTCGTAAAATTTCGATTTGACTTGACTCATGTCCGATGCGAGGATCAGAGTTAGCGAGTTAGTGCCAACCTTGTCGAGTATCTGCGAGGCAATTAATTAGCTTCGTGGGATGTAAACGTGTTACGCTTTCCCACCGTGGAAATGACGCGATATGTGACTATCAGCTGTTGACTAGGTGTGTAGttgtaattgtttttattacttCCGACAGTCCTTCAGGGCCTACCTCAAGTTGACATTGCTCTATTAGAATATAGCGGACAATACTATCGTTAGAGATACGTATACGGCATACGCGTAGGTCAACGctagtcgcgcgcgcgagcgcgcgttccttcttttttataacGCACGTGAAACGACGCAATTTGCGTGGGGCTGTGGTATCGCATATAGTTATGTGCGATACAATTAATCCGCCACGTGCACTTTGAATTTGAGAAGCACGCGTAATATGTTatgtacttatatattatatatacatatatattatacaccGACCAAGAAGCCGGTCTTTCGAACAGGGGCGAATTTCCCACGcgacaataaattttaagatcaACCGCGTTCTCGTCTAGTTTGTACTATAAACTGTAAATAGTCGAAGATTTGCGCCACAGTGATATTATGTATCCACGTCCGAAGATCGTCGTTGTTAATTTCAATTGtggatataattatttttctattgcctctttcttcttttcagaCAAAATTTAGAAAGGGACAGAGGGGGACTATTGAACTACGATTGTTGTTAAATAAGCGTTGAAGAAATTGAGCGTAAGTGGGACGATATGATTCTAACAGTCCATGATCGCGTATTATCGTAATCTTCGTATTAAACAAATCATGCTTGGTATCGGACGGCTGTATCAATGTGGGATGTGATTTTAAATGTACGTACAAGTCAAACGATAATTTAAGCGTTATGATATATggcagatatatatttttattctctaaagAGTCTAAAGCGAGGGATTAGGAAAAGTGGGAGCGTAGTCGTAAAGTTGAGATGAAGTTCTTAGAAAGTTACGTAAGAGTAGCGCTGGAGGAAAGCCTCAGacaaatgtagaaaatagTCGAATCGCCTATGTTCGAAAGTTAGGGTAAAACTGCGTCGGGCACCTGATGAGTGTTCTCGGTCGAGTAATTTAATGAAAGAACAATTCGTTGGCATATTGTTATATATGagagatttattatatacaaaggaattatttgtatacgttttacttaaattattgatacatatttattgtatatttttatgaacaaTTTATCATATgagattataaatagaattatatgtacattaaaaTTCTACGTagtttttataacaaaagagttaaaaaaatgaaataaataaaaattgattttacgaaatttatttttagacgaCATTTGAGAAGATATTTTAGACGTTTAAAGGATATAGTACTTTGATGTCTTTTAAACGTTTGCATTGCCTGTATGAAATGTGATGTTTAATAAGTTGTATCCAAtgttaatatgtaaattatatatttttgtaatttattcgGATTTACTACGCGCGACCGGGTGCACTCACAGTGTGTTTGGCACAGTAAAAACTAAATGCATATCATAATTTAACGATAACTGACGAACGCGTTAGAAAACACGTTAAAACACGTGAGTATCCGTTGTTATAAGTCAGAGTGTGCTTGTAGTTGCGTGCGTCCGAGTCGAAGAATTCCGTTAGTAGCGAATTTTGTTTGTGTAGATAGAAGTGTAAAAACGATATAACGTCATGCGGAACGTTTCTCGCGTCTTAGTTTCTTTTCTCGCTCGCGTGTTAAACAGTGTCACGGTAGGCATTGTTTACAGCGCGCGGAATCTCATTTTGACATTGTGAATAAAATACCGCTCGAACAAAAAATCATTCCTTTGCGATTGTGCAAGGTTCAATGTACGActctaatattatataaagcaaTAAGTGCACAATATACCTCGTTTTATACGAGAATTGAGTACATTATTACTCTCCTTCGTAGTACAACGACCAATCACGGCATTTCTTCGTTTCTCatatttactgtttatattTGTTGCTATTATAAGTAATACCTGCCGCTTATTCATAAGCTATTTGCCAAAGCACAATGAAGATGGcggaatatttttgataatttaatactcATGTTAAGTTTACGAGTAATCTGTAAGTTATTATGTGGTATAATTTTAAGACTATCTATACATAAAATGAtatgtttatgtaaaattgttgcattaattttttacccTCTCCttgcgatatttttatataataacgttAACAATGctattcaattttaaacaattacgCGTAATTACGAACACTAATTAAGTAAGAACaagatttgaaaattataatgctatataatatatagaatatatgaaattCACAAATCCAAATGCgatagagaagttctcgaaAAACGAAATCTAAATAAAAGTTAGTTTTCGTTTCAAGCAGTAGTTTTTAGAATATCGGCCTATTACAAGCAACGATTAAACAGTCCATGTCTTATGATCTATCTTCAGATCGTGTTAATTATTGAAGCACAAGATACTGTGTTCATATTATACATTGTCTAttattgtgtaataaaaacataCCCCCTCACAacctattaaaaataaataaatataaaatattcattatataaaatatagaaaaaatatgtaaaaatattgattatgaATTTGTGTACATATATTGACGGCAATATGATCATTAACACTACCTGCAATTCATGACCAGATGATCGTTTAACCGTAGCCTGTAATTAGCCAATGCTGATGTAAGTATATGTTTCAAAAAGTatcttttaaagtaaaaaaaatcacgacggctttttttacataatttttcatgaaaGTTCCTACAGCAGTGTCTTAATCCAAATTTTGTAACATTCTATACACcccattattaaaaatataaacctGCTTAATGTAGAAcgcaaaatatctttttagatattaagacatttttatattcagcAATTTCCAATTCCCATTTTAAAAGTCATCAATTAACAAAATCTGCAAGAcatttaataatcataatcTCTGATTTGATTCTCTGATAAGATTCTCAATCAAAAAGTGAACAATCTActgtttcaaattattgttgtaataaataagtaatggTGAGTATAACGAGACTTTATGTATCTTATATTGATGACTGGATGACACGTACATTTAAAGTTATAAGAAACAATACAACTTAAACTGCCTAGACACTGTGCATTACGAGTAAATAAATAGAGATTGGGAATCAACGTCCCATAGTCTAATCTGCCAAAAATAAATCTTGCAAAGTGTCTGCTGTAAATTCCACCGCTAGAATGCCAGTAGAAATGTAACACAATCTGTTAACAGAATATGATGGCACGTCGCCTACAAAAATCCAGCAGTATCTTATCCTAATCGTTTCCTAATCACTTATTCCATTTAAATGGTCATAAAATGTCATATTCTGATAGTTTATACTGACAATTTACTATCGGATCATGTCGGCAGACTCTAGTAGACAGAGCTTAATGCGCTAACACAGCCAATCTGCTGCGATATCCTGCTGGCAGTTGCTAGCGTACCGTTTGCTTATTGGGATACAAAACGTCGAATACGTTGCATTTTGGAATAAATaggtataaattaattttcattgcGCGAATGTCAGCGTGACGATTATAATCAACATAATGCAACATTTCTGTAACGATGGATACGGTAGCGGGGGTGATCATTGcctacatatttaatttaggaATATATGTTCTTAAGATAACTAggataagattatatatacacCCCAGAAAAATCTTAGAATAAGTTACCTGGATAAACCAGAAAAACGATATTTTTGGTCATTTTTGGCTTTATAAAGGGGAAATCTCTCGAACTGCGGCAACAGTTCTTCAAGttctctcacaatcagtgCACTATTCGTACTACACGGTCAATCACCAGTATCATAAGTTGAAGTAGATTGTAGCACAAGTTGAAGTATTATTGTAAgtaaaacgataaataaaattctttttttctttgtaataataattttcgcgaATCCTGACATGGGAAGCTAATGAAAACATAACCAAGACTCACCCATAACCTGGACTCGGCAAATTGCACAGGTGTCACACTCCACGTCCCAGCTCCACATGGCCACGGCGTTCCACTTCTTCAGAGTAAACATCTTATCGTTTTTCTGGTTATCGCCGTCGATCCGGTCACCCGGGTCTTGCTCGGAATCGCCCATGTTTCGAGGTTAGAAACGCCAGCGGAACACGGAACAGCGCGAGGTCGACGCGATTCGCGCAAAGTGCGAACGCGACGCggtttttatttatgtattaatttattattatcagagagagagagaaacccGAGCGGccatctttttctctctaaagATGTATTTTCCGACGCGCTACCTGAGAAGATGCAACGCAACTaacgtcgtttcgctcgatAATGGtatatggttcgtgtccgtgctatgATGGTTCATGTCCGAACTACTTGTCAGATAGACTGATAGAAGATGATTGTCGGTCCTTGTCTAACTCATATATTCATCTCATTTTACTCTCATCTCGACTATcttctgagtagttcggacatgtattcaaataagttattattataatttttttttaaaaaaggtaaaaaaacgCGTTCCGtacaaaatctttataaaaaaaaatttttgatctaATTTgatcttatattaattatatttgtattttttattacttcttAATTTACGCACGTGACATGTAACGCATGTATATTGttaaatcttgttttttttttatattgaaatataccTACATAACTACTTTGATCACCCCAATCCCTTACGCATAGTACATAATTGTTGCttccttaattaaaaattaaatttttataaatcaatattaattgatattaataaatagtaatcACTCACCGtacgatgcgcaacagcggagttatTCTGCAACGTCGCTGCGATGATTCtgtaacaaacaaatataaaatccaAATTAGAAATCCAAATATAAAATCCAAAAAGAACGGAAAACAAAAAGAcagtcaataaatatttcaaaaaataatgaccGAACACTGAATTctaattgatattttagttgattaagcaaatttaatgaaataattatgtaattttttaagaatatattctcTGTCTATTGAATACAAAAGGTtctatagaatttttaaaataaaacttcttttttctaatttttaatttctgactAACTATCCAATTGAAAAGTGGATAACTCTTCCGCATAAAAGACACAATATGTATAAACcaattatgcatatttaccgCATGTTGTTCCGCCGGCGCCTGATGCCTTTcctaggcctcctcctcctctcaggctgctcGGGGCTGTCTGCTTCGTAGTGTTCCCTCGATGGGACGATACTTCTTCTTGCGTTCCCTCGAAAAGAGAGAAactgtgaaaataaaaaaaaatttaattttattcgcacTCTCGACGTTCATACAGCAAGCTCGCTACGATCGCGCGGAGTTCACTTGAGAAACTGTCGCACATTCGCGTCACTAAACTGTATTATTTGAGATAAACAGTGTCCAAACGCGgattttttgttgcaaatggGATAGATGCGCGTTTAAAGCCACGATATTGTACGGATTTCAACATCAAACAGGTTCAAAGTGTCAAAATCCGTTTACATATGCCGGCCCGACGCCGCGTCGCGCACAGAGACGGCTTGTCGGTATTACACTGAGATCGCGGTACAGGTATAGACACACGATAACGATCGCACACAATGTTCAACACTTGCAGAAAACACTCGCGATACGTCCTCGCGCGCGAAATTCACTTTAGCACGGTAACGACTTAACAACGCACGATAAATACTACGGAGCGACTCGGACGCGCTTTGTCCTTTGCAGTCCACCGCGACGTAATGACGAGTTCGCCTTGCCTCGATTGCCTCAAAATATTGAAACTTGAAGCGGTGAACCAATCACAGCGCGCCGAAGCAAATGTAAGAAAAACCAATAGGAAAACgggtcttatttttttaaatatacatatattagcaTCTATGTGTTCACTGTTCAgcagatattaataattcgagAGAAATTTAATCGATGATGTCAATATTCTGCAATTATTTCTAGATCAActtgataatgaaaaaaaccGACCCAAGCCTGTCTCGCGTCTGCATCTTTcacgatttattttattcaattcacAAACAATTAACTGTTATATttcgacaaatatttttttctcgcacTTCGGGGCGATCCGGCGACGTTTCTCCTGGCTCCTGGTTATCCATCGGCATCTACCTCGGTCTCGGATCACGTTTGAGCAATTGTTAATTCGCACTCTCGACATTCGTACGCATTTTGGAGCAAGCTCGCTCCAGTTCGCTCCTCGCTCCAGctcgttcgcgatcgcgacaagCAAAGTAAGAACGCCCCAAACGCGCGATCATTCTCTTTAATCACTcaatagataattaattccCGTGCTCAATGAGAGGTTCGAGCTATTCACCGAAGCGTCTTTCCACGCGATTCACTCATTCGAAGTAGAAATCGAAACGGAGGCAAGAGACGCGACACGAATTCCGAGGTTATCGTGTCACTGCGACACGCGGGACAACAATTCTATTAAAGATTCGGATGTATCGCGCTTCGAATCATTTCTCTCTCATATGCACAATTCACTTACCGATCACGGCATTCACGGCACATTGCCTGAGACAGGAGGAGGAGACCCGTCAAATCACAGCCGGGAGGAGCGGGAGGGTGATACGTTCATTTCGGCCATCCCACTCGTTACAGTCGACACGAGAAGAAACAGAATACTCGGCGTACATTCAGCTTGCGACACACATACACTCTGTAACCGGAGGATTTCTTTTCGTTCACGAGAAAGAAATTACTTACACGAGCGGCAACGTCTCGCCGCCTCGCGACTCGTACCGACCGCGACATATTACTTGCGCGCGCGCTGCGTCAGCTGCGTGGCGAGTCGAGCCCCCGATTGCCCCCGAATCCGACCGAATCCGGCCGAATCACGTTCGGCCCAGTTCGGCCGCTCACGCCGTTCGCGCCGGCGCGGCACGCGCCGCACGCACGTGGCACGGTCGGCACGGATGGCTTCTCTCTGGCGGTGGAAAACAGATTCCTAAAATGCACgtgaaaattgcaaaataaatttatgaacgTATTATGAACGTTTATAACATATGTATGATTAATTCAGTAAATGTTGCAGCTAAGAGAAGcaaaacttatattatatatgattattaattactatttgaaaataaaaagtttaggTTATACACGTGCTAATCTTGTCTTTCTCATATTTACACGTTTATTATGTATTCAAATCTATAATTTCTTCTAGATTATTTGAATTGGTTACAAAAGTGTATAACTTGTCTTAAAAATGAAAGTGAAGAAGATGAGCCAGAGGCCTCTCAAGTTGCCAGAAGTACAGAAATTAGCAATTACtgggaaaaagaaaagagatctGAGCAAAGTAACTACTAAAGAGTTCCTTGAACAAGATTTCGAAAGTGATACAGATAGTGATATATACGATAGtgatgaaaaagataaaaacacaGGTATgatatcaaatatttgattggatttctttttttattttagattgcATATATTCCAACTTTTGTTATATTCCTTTATGCAGATGATGAAAACAGCGAACGACCTGATAGCGACAGCGATAGCGAGAGCAACTTAAATCCTGCAGAATACAAAAGATCATTGATAAAATTACAAGATACTGATCCTGATTTTTATGAATACCTGAAGGAAAATGACCAAGATCTCTTGGACTTGGAAGTATCAGATGACGGAGATGATGATAATTATTCAGTGGACTCGGATGATAGGcacatttctaataaaaatttaaaggtatttttttcacaaatgtaattttaactctttgttttaaatacctttttaacaatattattaaatatacaggTTGCTAGCGATAATAGTGATTCTCAATCGGAAGAAGCTGACGATAATTGTGAAAAGATCACTATGCAATTACTGAAAGTTTGGCAACAAGAAATACAAACAGAcaagtaagttttcttttgtttactttttattgAATGAATAGCAAAGTAGTAATTATGCATTATTCTGAATTTGTAGATCAAGTGTTACCATTAAACGTGTTGTAGAAGCTTTCCATGCAGCTTTGAATAGTATCGCAGTATCACGAGATACAACCACACGATATAAAGTAGAAGGAAGTGCAAGTTAGTTTTAATTGCTATTAAGtcactaattattttttaaataattctattttaattttaccaaATTGTGTTTAGCATTTAATGGCGTGATGCAATTATGTATAACACACTTGCCTGATGCACTTAGACGGTATTTAAAACTGGATCCAGAATCGCAGGAAGCACATAAATCTAAGAGATTTAACaaaatacaagaaattttGAAGTTATACTTGTcggatttaattaaagtatgtatatgtaaattcTTCATTTATCTTTCATATATAATGCAGTTCAAATAATGTATTCTATCAATAAGTACATCTGTTTCACAGTTATTGCAGACTGTAGCATCATCCAATAATGCTGTTCTCATAGTGCTTCTTAAGCATCTTCATCAAGTGTGGCCTTATACCCAATCGTTCTCGTCCTTAAGTAAACCATTGTTAAGAATCTTATTAAAGCTATGGTCAACTGCAGAAGAAACTGTTTGTGTTATAGCCTTTATGAATATCTTACATATTGCAACCAACAAAGAATTTGTACTTGAGAAACTATTAGAGGTGAGATTCACATGTTATGATGAAAAGAGAATTTTCGGACAATGGCatcattaaacttttttttttagactaTGTATGAGAAATACGGTCAGAATACGAAATTTGTTTCACCCAAAACATTACCAAGAATAAATTTCATGAGACACTCTTTGGTCGAAATTTACCTGCTTGACCACAATATTTCGTACAGTCATGCCTTTTTACATATCAGACAATTAGcgattgatttaaaaaacgcCGTAACCTTAAAGAACAAGGTAATCATTAAATAGCaattatgtacttttcataaaatttatcactaacatccaatattttttgtttccaGGAAAACTTACAGGCCGTATATAATTGGcagtatataaatttcttacgCTTTTGGACAGAATTGATAACTAAAGCAAGAGATAAGTTGGAATCGCTGTTATATCCGTTAGTCCAGGTATTAGATACTTTAAACAAacaagcaataaaaataatgtaacaatttatgttaaaaaaacattaaattatttaacagattattattggaacaataaaaataaatccaaCCGTACAATATTATCCATTGCGATTCCATtgtttgaaaatgttaataacCATTTCTAAGGAAACCGGAACTTTTATACCTATTATGCCGTTCTTTCTCGAGGTATCAGTTATTTTcaaatcttaataatttataatcgtaGGATATACAATTATCTTGTgtcaaacttttctttttagataCTGGATTCTTATGATTTTAACAAAAGGCATAAAGCTACGATGCAACCTATATCCTTTGATTGCCTTTTAAGGATATCGAAATCACAATTGGTAGAAAATGGCTTCAAAGATAGTATTATTGAAACTATTTATCAACTTATATTGGAACATGCAGCAAGTGAAAGTTACAGAATATATTTCCCAGATCTCTACATATCTTGTATAATACAGGTATCTTAAAAagaaactaaattaaaaaaatttttagaatttttattattagatgttttattattttatttttattatgtccaaaatattaaatcgatATACTTTCGTagttaaaagaatttctgaagAAATGTCATGTGACAATTTATTGCAAGAAGATGAAACAGCTTCTATCtgtaattgaagaaaatagaaCATACATCGAGACCGAGCGTGCTAAAGCAGCAatagatttacaaaatatggcaaagattataaattgggaaaatagaataaaaacgGACGGCACAGCAATAGCCAAATTCTATGCCTCTTGCATTAAACATCGTGAATCCCAGAATCTTAAATTTCTTACGAAGAACGAAAAAGAGTTCAACGTACCAGTTGAGAGAAAATCAGTGAAACATAAATTAGATGAGCAGAGTGCAGAAGACAGTGAAGAAGAGAGCGAGTTTGAATTTCAGATGAAAGAAACGGAATCTGAAATAAGAGCGGAAAGACGactgaataagaaaaagatcaataaaaacaagaagaaaaagtaGTCAACAATGATGAGAATTTGCTGAGAAAAAACATGGTTTATTCAAGATGTAAATACTAatgattaaagttaaaaataaggGCAAGATTACTCTggaattaacaattatatgtatagacaAATACACATTGTTTTATATCTGaatatgaattttatcattatttttacatttaatatatgtgataattatGGAATCCCTTACACACAATAATTTatggattatatataaatctcttAATATTGgaaatagtattaaaatacagaaaaacatataattaaaaaaatataatttaaaacttatttatctcacttattaattctaaaaaaaataaaaattatacgtttcaaatatttgaatatatacattagaaatacataaaaaaaaaacaatctgtattttatttctgtcaaacattttgttattaagcGTCTGATGTGGAAACGCTTTGTTACGAGGcgtgcatatatttttttaaatgcgatCACAACTTtagttttatgaaaaatgaaatcagaaatttttcaagtaatGAAAATTTGAGATACATATAATAGTGTGATACagtagataattttttataatgaaatacaAAAGATACGTAGGAtgcaaaacatttatttaagacTTTGATTTCAAATTAGATCAATTCTGTACATACACAATATAGCTACAATTATATTCTCAgagttataaatttacaatcaattttcttttaatatacagGCATATCACCGACAAGTACATAATAGACGTAATGAC
This window harbors:
- the LOC139809198 gene encoding nucleolar complex protein 2-like isoform X1; the protein is MKVKKMSQRPLKLPEVQKLAITGKKKRDLSKVTTKEFLEQDFESDTDSDIYDSDEKDKNTDDENSERPDSDSDSESNLNPAEYKRSLIKLQDTDPDFYEYLKENDQDLLDLEVSDDGDDDNYSVDSDDRHISNKNLKVASDNSDSQSEEADDNCEKITMQLLKVWQQEIQTDKSSVTIKRVVEAFHAALNSIAVSRDTTTRYKVEGSATFNGVMQLCITHLPDALRRYLKLDPESQEAHKSKRFNKIQEILKLYLSDLIKLLQTVASSNNAVLIVLLKHLHQVWPYTQSFSSLSKPLLRILLKLWSTAEETVCVIAFMNILHIATNKEFVLEKLLETMYEKYGQNTKFVSPKTLPRINFMRHSLVEIYLLDHNISYSHAFLHIRQLAIDLKNAVTLKNKENLQAVYNWQYINFLRFWTELITKARDKLESLLYPLVQIIIGTIKINPTVQYYPLRFHCLKMLITISKETGTFIPIMPFFLEILDSYDFNKRHKATMQPISFDCLLRISKSQLVENGFKDSIIETIYQLILEHAASESYRIYFPDLYISCIIQLKEFLKKCHVTIYCKKMKQLLSVIEENRTYIETERAKAAIDLQNMAKIINWENRIKTDGTAIAKFYASCIKHRESQNLKFLTKNEKEFNVPVERKSVKHKLDEQSAEDSEEESEFEFQMKETESEIRAERRLNKKKINKNKKKK
- the LOC139809198 gene encoding nucleolar complex protein 2-like isoform X2, yielding MKVKKMSQRPLKLPEVQKLAITGKKKRDLSKVTTKEFLEQDFESDTDSDIYDSDEKDKNTDDENSERPDSDSDSESNLNPAEYKRSLIKLQDTDPDFYEYLKENDQDLLDLEVSDDGDDDNYSVDSDDRHISNKNLKVASDNSDSQSEEADDNCEKITMQLLKVWQQEIQTDKSSVTIKRVVEAFHAALNSIAVSRDTTTRYKVEGSATFNGVMQLCITHLPDALRRYLKLDPESQEAHKSKRFNKIQEILKLYLSDLIKLLQTVASSNNAVLIVLLKHLHQVWPYTQSFSSLSKPLLRILLKLWSTAEETVCVIAFMNILHIATNKEFVLEKLLEENLQAVYNWQYINFLRFWTELITKARDKLESLLYPLVQIIIGTIKINPTVQYYPLRFHCLKMLITISKETGTFIPIMPFFLEILDSYDFNKRHKATMQPISFDCLLRISKSQLVENGFKDSIIETIYQLILEHAASESYRIYFPDLYISCIIQLKEFLKKCHVTIYCKKMKQLLSVIEENRTYIETERAKAAIDLQNMAKIINWENRIKTDGTAIAKFYASCIKHRESQNLKFLTKNEKEFNVPVERKSVKHKLDEQSAEDSEEESEFEFQMKETESEIRAERRLNKKKINKNKKKK